The Amycolatopsis coloradensis sequence GTTCACGCTCAGCGTGGAGGGCTCTTCGCCCGCGGTGATGGTCCAGCTGCGGGCGCCGCGGTCGAAGTAGGGGTAGACCACGAAGGTGGCACGGTCGACCATACTCATCACCGTGTCCAGATGCATCGTGGCGTGCGAGTGCGGAAGCTCCACGGCGACGACGGTGTGTGCCTGTCCGGATGAGAACAGCGCCTTGGCGAGGATCTCCACGGCCATGGGCGTGGTGCGCTCTCCCATGCCGATGAGGACGGCGCCCTCGCCGAGGACGTGCACGTCACCGCCTTCGATCGTGGCCGGCTGGTGGCTGACGTCGTCGTCACCGTAGTAGGTGTGGAAGCCGGCCCCGGCGAACATCGGATGGTGGCGGTAGATGGCCCGGGTGTGCAGGGATTCGCGTTGCCGGGCCGGTTTCGCCATCGGGTTGATCGAGACACCGCGGTACACCCAGCAGGAATCGTCACGCTGGAACAGGTGATTGGGCAACGGCGGGAGGACGAAGTCGTCGGCGGCGAGGGTGTCCCATCGGAGACTCCGCGCTCGCAGCGGGGAAAGGTCGGCTTTGAGGACTCCGCCCACCAGATACTCGGCCAGGTTCTCGCCGTCGAGGTCGTCGAACAGGGCCCGCAGCGGCGCGACCAGCGCCGGGCCGAGGATTTCGGGGGTGCACACCCGATCCAGCACGAACGTCCGGCCCTCGGGCAGCGCGAGCGTTTCCGCCAGCAACTGACCGTAGTAGTGCACGCGGACGCCCTTGTCCCGCAGGGCTTCCGCGAACGCGTCGTGCTCCTGCTTCGCCTGCTTGGCCCAGAGGACGTCGTCGAAGAGCAGTTCGCCGATGTTGCGTGGGGTCAATCGGGTGAGCTCGAGTCCGGGACGGTGCACGATGGCCTGCCGCAACCGGCCGACCTCCGAATGAACGGCGAAAGTCATGACTGCTCCTGCGTTTCGGACGGCGACGGGGAAGCGTTCTTGTCGCTTGCGCCGTTGTTCCCGTTCGGGGAGAGGAAATATGGGCTGTCCGCGGGGTAGCGGATAGGGGTGACGGGGGTTTCGCCGTACTCCTTGCGCTGGGATTTCATCCAGACGTAGACGGGAATACCGAGGAAGAAGGCGAACACTCCGTAGTACACCGCTTGGTAACCGCTGCCTGCCAGCGCCCAGAAGCTGAAGAGCAGCGCGAAGGCGGTCACGACCAGATCGCGGATCAAATGCGGCCAGTTCAGCGCGCGACCCTGGACGATGAGCCAGTAGAGATGCGCGGCGGCGGAGTACAGGTAAGGGATCACCGCGGTGAACACACCCAGCAGCACCACGTTGGTGAACACGGACTGGAAGTTCCAGTAGCCGAAAGCCGTGAGCACCGACGCCAGCACGGTGGCGGCCACGATGCCGAAGACCGGGATCTCCTTCTTGCTCAGCTTGGCGAACTGGGTCGGGAACAGCCGGTCACGGGCGGCGGCCATCGGCATCTCGGCACAGATCAACGTCCAGCCGTTCAGGCAGCCGAGCCCGGAGACGATCGCCACCACGGCCATGGCCTGCCCGGCCCAGCTCGCCCCGAAGATGGCGGTGGCCGAATCGGAGAACGGTGAAGTGGAGTCGACCAGCGCCTGCTGTCCGACCGTGCCGAACACCGTGACGGTCCCCAGGACGTAGACGACGGCGCAGACGAGGGTGCCGAGCACGGTCGCCCGGGACACGTTGCGCCGCGGGTCGCGGACGCGTCCGGCGGCCACCGAGGCGGTCTCCAGGCCGAGGTAGCTGAACAGGGCGATCGCGGCCGCCGCGGAGACGGCGCCCACCCACGACAGTCCGCTGGGATTGAACGAACCGAGGTTTTCGGCCTTGATGAAGAACAAACCGATGGTCGCCATGAACACCAGCGGCACGAATTTGAGGATCGTGGTGACGATCTGGAACCACGCGAGGTTCCGGACACCGGAGATGTTGATCGCGGCGGGCAGCCACAGACCGACCAGCGCGATGGCGATCGACCACCACGGGTTGTGATCGGTGTTGACGAACACTTCCACGTACCCGACCCAGGCGACCGCGATACCGGCGTTGCCCACCCAGGCGGTCAGCCAATAGGCCCAGGCGGTGACGAAGCCGCCGAAGTCACCGAAGGCGTCCCGTGCGTACAAGTACGGCCCGCCCGAGCCCGGCACGCGTTTGTTGAGCCAACCGAACACCGATCCCAGAGCCAAGGCGCCGATCGTGACCAAGGCGAAGGCCAGGAGACTCGACAAGCCGTACGGGGCCAAGGACGAGGGAAGGGCGAACACGCCCGTTCCGATGATCGAACCGACCACCAGCGCCGTCGCGGCCGGCAAGCCGAACCGGTTCGAGAACTCCTTGCCGCCCGCCGGGGCCTCGGCGCCTGGCTCGGCTCCGTCGAGGTCTCCAGGTCGTTCCTGCTGTGCCATCAGTCTTTCCGATCTTCCGTCCGTAGGCCCACTTACCTGAGGGGTTAGGCAAAGGTGGCGTGTGACGTGGATTGCCCCAGTGTCCGCGGCCCTTCGTGCCAGGCCGCTCACCGTCCCGATCGGGCCGGCGCGGCCCGGTACCGAGAAGGTCAGAGCCCGCGGACATGCCGGCTCTGCCGCGCCCCTCGGCGATCCGGACCGCCACTCACGCCAACCGGCCCATACGACACCTTTGCCTTTCCCTCCAACAGAGGATCTACGTCCGGCGCGGCGGTGCCATGGGGCTTAGGTCCGCGGTCGGTGGGCCTAAGGGCCGGATCGGACGGTGGCATGCCGAAGGTCCCGGTCCGTAGGGGTCCACAGCCACTCCCGTGTGCTCCCTCAGGGAGAGAGGCTGGAAGCCAGGCCGTCGACATTCGTTGCTGGATCGGCCCCTGACCGAGGAGAAATCATGCGAGCACAGCCGGGAATCGCCACGGCGGTGTGGCGGCGGCTTCATGTCGGCCGGAACCCGCTTGCCCGGCCGTCGGATCGGCTGGAGGCCGCGCTGGTGATCGGTGTGGTCCTGGTCGCCCTGTTGGCGATCCCGTTCGCCGTGGCAGTGGGGTCCGAGGCCTACGACGCCGGGTTGCGGCGAGCGGGTGAGCAGGCCGCGAACCGGCACGAGTCGACCGCGGTGCTGGTGGCCGACGCGCCGCCCGCGCAGGTCCGGTTCGATGGAGTGCCCGTCGAAGAGACGGTGAAGGCGCATGCTCGCTGGATTGTCCCCGGCGGGCCTGTCCGGGAGGGTGTGGTCACCGTGGACCCCGGCTTGACCACCGGCAACGAAATACGGATCTGGCTCGACGCGAAGGGTAACGCGGTCGAGGCGCCCGCGACGCCCGCTGACGTGGCCGGCCAGGGGGTCGGCGTCGGCGTCGCCTTCTGGATCGTGTGCGTGATGCTGCTTGCGGGTTTCTTCCTCGCCGGTCGTTCGATGCTGGGTCGCCTGCGCGGTGCCGCGTGGGAGCGGGAATGGCGGCGGGTGTCGGAAACCTGGACCGCGGCGTGAGGGGAACGGAGTTGTCGCGTCGGCCCTCGTCCTGTTCTCTCCCCGAGCCCGAGCCGGATCATTCAAGACCGCAGTTCTCGGCGGGCAGGAAGATCTGGCCCTGACCGCGCGCCGCCGAACACCGCACACGTGTTCCAGGTACCCTGGGGGGTACCTGAGGAGGTCGGTGTGGAGCTGAACCAAGATGTCGTCGCGGACGTGCGCAAGCGGCTGCGGCGGGCGCAAGGGCAGGTCGGTGGCCTGATCCAGATGATGGACGACGGACGGGACTGCCGGGAGGTCATCACCCAGCTCGCCGCGGTTTCCCGTGCGCTGGACCGGGCGGGTTTCCGGCTGATCGCCAGCGGGTTGGAGCAGTGCCTCGCCGATGACTCCGTGCAAGGGGCCGCCGATCGCGAGGAGCTCGAAAAGCTGTTCATGACCCTGGCCTGAGGGGCCGGGCCGGCCACGGGTGGAATCGGCGCGACACCGAGACGCTCGCGTCGCGCCGAGTGGGACGAACCGTCGTCGTCGCCCGGGATTTCAGCGACGGCCGAACAGTCGCCACGGCTTCCGTGCGGGCTGCTCGGGGGCGCAGGAACAGCGCTGGGCTGCGGGCACATCGCCCAGTACCTGCTCGACGTGATTGCCGCAGCCCCGATAGGACGGCTTTCCGCATTTCGGACAGACGATTCGCTGGCACATTCGGTGTTCCTCCAAGGGGCTCACGACAAGGCCTTTGCGGCCACTATACCCCCAGGGGTACCTGTGTACGCCTCCCGCGGCCCGGGTGAGCCGCCGGCGGTGGAGTGGGGACCATGGTCTCTGGAGATGTGTCCTCGGTGCTGCGACGCTGTCTCGATGGGGCGAATCACCTTCTGTCGCAGTGCCTTTTGAGGTGTCCGGCGAAGTTCCGGCCGATGCGCTACACTGGAAGTCAGATACCCCCGGGGGTATAAGGAGGTTTTATGATCGAGATCATCGCCATCGACACTCCGAGCCTCGGTGACCGCAGTTATCTCGTCGAGGACGGCGAGACGGCGTTCGTGGTCGACCCTCAGCGCGATATCGACCGGGTGCTGGACCTGGCCCAGGTGCGTGGGTTGCGGATCACGGACGTGTTCGAGACCCATATCCACAACGACTACGTGACCGGCGGGCTCGCGCTGGCCCGCGTGACCGGCGCGGCCTACCACGTGAACGCCGCGGACAAGGTGTCCTTCGAACGCGCGTCGATCGAGGACGGGGACGTGGTGGAAGTCGGGCCACAGATGCGCGTACGTGCGCTGGCGACGCCAGGGCACACCTTCACGCACCTGTCCTACGTGCTGGAGTCGCCTGGACGGGTCCCGGCGGTGTTCACCGGCGGTTCGCTGCTGTACGGCTCCACCGGCCGTCCCGACCTGCTCGGCCCCGCCCACACCGGTGAGCTGGTCAAGCGGCAGTACGCGTCGGCTCATCGGCTGGCCGAGATCCTGCCGGATGACGCCGAGGTCTACCCGACACACGGTTTCGGCAGTTTCTGCTCGGCCACGCAGTCCGACGCGGATCGGTCGACGATCGGTCGGGAGAAGCGGATCAACCCGGTCCTGACGCAGCAGGAGCGCGACTACGTGGACAGCCTGCTCGCCGGGCTGGACGCGTACCCGGCTTACTACGCTCATATGGGGCCGGCGAACAGCGCCGGCCCGGGTCTCCCCGACCTCTCCGCACCGAAGACCGCCGATCCGGCCGAGTTGCGTTCGCGGATCGAGGCAGGGGAGTGGGTTGTGGACCTACGGTCGCGGACCGCGTTCGCGGCAGGGCACGTGGCAGGCACGCTGAACTTCGGTGCCGACGGCAATTTCGCCACCTATCTGGGTTGGCTGATCCCCTGGGGTACGCCGCTGTCCCTGCTCGGCGACACCGCGGAGCAGGTCGCCGGCGCGCAGCGCGAACTGGTCCGGATCGGAATCGATCGTGTCGAAGCCGCGGCCACCGGCACGCCCGAAGCGTGGTCGGGCGCCGCGCCGCTCGGGTCGTTCCACCGAGCGGATTTCGGTGAGCTGGCCATGGTCCGTCACCATCGGCCGGTGACCGTTCTCGATGTCCGGCGCAACCTGGAATGGGCGCGGAACCACATCGACGGTGCCGTGCACATCCCGCTGCACGACCTGCTGGGTCGTCTCGGCGAGGTGCCTTCCGGAGAGGTGTGGGTGCATTGTCAGGCCGGCTACCGCGCGTCGATCGCGGCCTCCGTCCTCGCCGCGGCCGGGCGCCGGGTCGTCGCGGTGGATGACGAGTTCGACCGGGCGGCCCTGGCAGGGCTTGCCATGGCCACCGGCTGAGGCGGCCACCATGATGATCCTGGCGGCGGCGTTCGGCCTGGTCATCGGCGCCGCCCTGGGCCTGCTCGGCGCGGGCGGCTCCATCCTCGCCATCCCCGCACTGGTCTATGGGGTCGGCCTCCCGCTGTCCGCGGCGATCCCGACGTCGTTGCTGGTCGTCACGGTGTCCGCGGCCGGGGGCTTGGTGGGGCGGTGGCGGTCGAAGGTGATCCGCTGGCCGGTGGCGCTGGTCTTCGCCACTGCCGGTGTCCCGGCCGCGTTCGCCGGCACCGCGCTGGGGAAACTGCTGCCCGACCGCTGGCTGCTGGTCGCGTTCGCCGTGCTCATGGCGGTGGTAGCGGTACGGATGCTCACCGCCGCGTCGGAGCGCGACGGTGCCTGCCGGACCGGTGCGGGCGGGGTGAACTGGCGAAGCTGCGTGCCCAAGGCCCTCGCCGTCGGCGCGGTCGTCGGGGTGCTGACCGGATTGTTCGGGGTCGGCGGCGGATTCGTCATCGTCCCCGCCCTGACCATGCTGCTCGGCCTCACCGCGCCGGAAGCGGTCGCGACCTCACTGGTCGTCATCGTGCTCACCGCACTGGGCGGGCTGGCCGCCCACGCCACCACGATGCCGGATCTGCCCTACGACATCGCCGCGGTATTCGCCGCGGTGGCCCTCTTGGCGTCATTGCTGGCCGGGAAGGTCGGCGACCGGCTCCCGGAGCGGACCGTCCGGCGGACGTTCGCCTACGTGATCCTCGTGGTCGCCGCCGGAGTCGCGGCCGCGGCCGTGTTCGCCCCAGCCGCCCTGCACGGCGGCTGAACCGCCCATCCATCGAGAAAGGAGATGGTCACCGTGAAATACGACCTGAGCCTCACCCTGGACCTGCCCTACGAGAAAGCCGTCGCCGCGGTGCGTGCCGCGTTGAAAGACCAGGGATTCGGCGTACTGACCGAGATCGACGTCCAGGCCACGATGCGCGACAAGCTCGACGCCGACATGGAACCGTACGTGATCCTCGGCGCCTGCAACCCGCCGCTGGCACATCGTGCGCTGGAGGTCGACCGCATGATCGGGCTGTTGCTGCCCTGCAACGTCGTGGTCCGCGCCGACGGTGACGAACGCAGCCTGGTCCAGGCACTCGACCCGCGCGTCATGATCGAAGTGCCGGAACGCGAAGAGCTCCGCCCGGTCGCCGAGGAAGCGGGCAAGCGCATCCGGGCGGCTCTGGACGCCCTCGCGGCGTCCTGACGGAAGACTCGCGGTTCACGTCACCGGTCGCCTGGCCGCGGTGCTCTCAGCGTTCCCGCGCGAGGAGGAACTCCGTCGTGGAGTCCATTGTGGCCAGCTTGCCGTAGTCACTCTCCTCGATCCGCCCGCCGAGAGTGCCGGAAAGCCGCTCCACGAAGGTCAGGAAGTCGAGCGAGTCGAGTTCGAGTGCTTCACGAAGGTTTTCGCCGGGGTCGAGGGATTCGAGATCGGCCTCGGTGGCGAATCCTCGGAGCGCGGAACGGATCGCCGCGTGTGCCCGGTCTTGGGTGAGTGGCTGGGTCATAGCTCCTCCGGTTTCTGCAGCAAGGCTGTGACGGTCTTGAGGAAGCGGGCGCCGGTGGCGCCGTCGGTCGCGCGGTGGTCACCGGCGAGTGTCGCGGTGACGAGCGGCCGGATGCCGATGAGGTCGCCCACCGCGCAGGGCCGCGGGGTGATCGCGCCGAAGCCGACGAGCGCCACCTGCGGAGGGTGGATGACGCCGTGTACCGCTTCGACCCCGTTGTCGCCGAGATCGGTCACCGTGATGGTGGCGGTCGTCAGCTCCTGGCCGCGCAGGGAGCCGGACCGGGTCCTGGACACGAGATCGCGGAGCCGTCGCATCGTCTCCGGCAGGGAAAGCCGGTCGGCGTCGGCGATCGCGGGGGCGATGAGCCCGCCACCCCGAAGCGCCACGGCGACACCAAGGTGCACTTCGGCCGACGGACGGAAAGCGCCGTCCTTCCAGTGACCGTTGAGTTCGGGAACCTTGACGGCGGCGAGCGCGGTGGCCTTGAGCAGCAGGGCCGCCGGAACGACCCGTTCGGTGACCGGTACCGCGAGGTTGTATTCACGCAGCCAGTCGGTCGCGGCCTTCAGATCGATCGTCGCGGAGAGGTAATAGTGCGGGATCTCGCGTTTGGAGCGGGCCATCAGGGCGGCGATCGTCTGCCGTAGTGCCACCGGATCGGCGGTGTGCCGCGGTGGTTCGGCCGACGGTGTCGTGGACGCCGGTGTGATGGCGGGAAGGTCGCGCGCACGCAGTGCGCCGTCGGCGGAGCCGGGTTCGAGTGAACTCAGGTCGACACGACGTTCCCTGGCGAGCCGCCGGGCGTAAGGCGATATCTTGAGCCGTCCGCCGCCGATCTCGATCGCGCGGCGGTCCGGGCGGGCACGTTCGACGTCGGCGTGCGTGATGCGGCCGTCACGGCCGGTTCCCCGCACCGTCTCCAGATCGACACCGACCTGTGCGGCGAAGGAACGCGCCGGTGGGCTCGCCAGCTCGATCGTGGACCTTCGCGGCTGCTCCGGTAACGCGGGAACAGGCCGTTCGGGCAGTGGGGCGACGGGCGGTTCCGGTTCGCTCCCGGCTTCGGCGGAGCCGATCCGGGCCAAGGGGGTGCCGACCGCCACCGAGGTACCGGGTGGAACCAGGATCTCTTCCACCGTGCCGGAGGTGAAGCACTCCACCTCGATCGCGGCCTTGGCGGTGTCGACGACCGCGACGATGTCACCGCGCTGCACCTTGTCTCCCGGGGCCACCAGCCATTCGATGATCGTCCCGGAATCCATGTCCGCGCCCAGTGAGGGCATCAGGAAGTCGGCCATCTCAGCCCACCGCTCGCTTCGCCGCCGCCACGATGTCCGCGGGCCGCGGGATGGCCGCCTCTTCGAGCTGTTTGGCATAGGGGATCGGTACTTCGGCCGTGCAGACCCGCTCGATCGGCGCGTCCAGCTCGTAGAGCGCCTTCTCGGCGACCCGGGCGGCGATCTCCGCGGACAGGCTGCCGCTGCGCCAGCCCTCGTCGACGATCACCAGCCGATGGGTCCGGGTGACCGAGGCGAGGATGGCTGCTTCGTCGAGCGGGCGGAGGACGCGAAGATCGATGACTTCGGCGTCGATTCCCTGCGCGGCGAGATCGTCCGCGGCGGCCAGCGCGGTGCGCAAGGTGCCCCCGTACGCGGTGATCGTCAGGTCTTTGCCGCTGCGCCGGACCGCCGCGCGCTCGATGTCCACCGCGCCCGCGTCGTCGGCCAGTTCCTCCGAGACGTTGTACAGCGAGCCGTGTTCGAACAGCAGGACCGGATCTGGGTCGCGCAGTGCGGTGAGCAGCATTCCCCGCGCGTCCTCCAGTGTCGAGGGTGTGATCACCTTGAGGCCGGGGATGTGCGCGTACCAGCCTTCGAGGCTGTGCGAATGCTGGGCCGCGAGCTGCCGCCCGGCGCCGGTCGTCATCCGGATCACGAGCGGCACGTTGAGCGCGCCACCGGACATGTGCAGCAGGGTGGCGGCGTTGTTCATGATCTGGTCCAGGGCGAGCAGGCTGAAGTTGACCGTCATGATCTCGACGATCGGCCGCAGGCCGCCGAGCGCCGCCCCGATCCCGGCGCCGACGAAGGCCGACTCGGACAACGGCGTGTCACGGATCCGGTCGGGGCCGAATTCCTCCAGCAGTCCGAGGCTCACCCCGAAGCAACCGCCGTACCGGCCGACGTCCTCGCCCATCATGAAGACCCGATCGTCTTCCTTGAGTGCCTCGCGGAGTCCCTCACGCAAGGCCTCGCGGTACGTCGTCTTCGTCATGATCGCTCCGAGTAAACGAATCGAGTCAGGTCTTCCACGGGCTCGAGCGGGCCGGCTTCGGCGGCCGCGATCGCGTTCCGGATCTCCTTGTCCACTTCGGACTCGATCGTCGCGATCTCCCGGTCGCCGAGTTCGCCTTCGTCCCGCATGAGCGTGCTCATCCGCTCGATCGGGTCGCGTCGTTTCCATTCCTGGACCTCGGATTTGTCCCGATACCGTTCCGGGTCGTACATCGAATGGGCCCGGAAGCGATAGGTGCGCAGTTCGAGGAAGCAGGGCCCGGAACCGCCTCGGATGCTCCGCAGCGCGCGCTCGGCCGCCTCGCTGACCGCGACCGCGTCCATCCCGTCGACCGCCCAGGAGGACAGGCCGTAGGACGCCGCCCTGGTGGCGAGATCGGTCTCCGCCTGCGCGCGTTCGATCGCCGTGCCCATCGCGTACAGATTGTTCTCACAGCAGAACAGAACCGGAAGCCGCCAGAGCGCGGCCAGGTTGAGACATTCGTGGAACTCGCCTTCCGCCACGGCGCCGTCGCCGAACAGGCACACGGTGGCCCGTGGCCTGCCGCTCATCCGGTCGGCGAGCGCCAGTCCCACGGCCACCGGCAACCCGCCGGCGACGATCGCGTTGCCGCCGTAGAACCGGTGCCCGGCGTCGAACAGGTGCATCGATCCACCACGACCACGGCTGCATCCGTTGGTGCGCCCGTACATCTCGGCCAGCACGGCCTCCATCGGGATGCCTCTCGCCAGCGCGTGACCATGTTCCCGGTAGGTGGACACGACCGGGTCATCGGGGCCGGCGGCGTGCATGATGCCGGCGGCGACAGCCTCCTCGCCGATACAGAGATGCATGAATCCGCGGATCGCGGCCGCGCTGTACAGCTCGACGCACCGTTCTTCGAACCTCCGGATCCGGATCATCTGGCGGAGCAGCTCGCGTCGTTGTTTCGCCCGTGGCCCGTTCATCACACACCCTCCAAAGTGGACACGTCACCCTCCGGGAGACCGAGTTCGCGTGCCTTGATCAGGCGGCGCATGACCTTGCCGCTCCGGGTATGCGGAAGTCGCTGTTCGAAGACGATCGCCTTGGGCGCCACGGCACCGAGTGCCTTGCGGCCGAACGCGAGCAGTTCGAGGCGGAGGTCCTCGGTGGGTTCATGGCCCGGTTTGAGGGAGACGTAGGCCTTGACCAGCTCGCCCGCCACCGGATCGGGTGTCCCGATCACCCCGGCTTCGGCCACCGCGGGGTGGGCCAGCAGCGCGCTCTCCACCTCGAAGGGGCCGACGAGGTGCCCGGCCGATTTGATGACGTCGTCGGCCCGGCCCACGAACCAGTAGTAGCCGTCCGCGTCCCGGCGGGCGACATCACCGGTGAGATACCAGCCGTCCGCGAACGCCTTGCCGTAACGGGCCGGATCGCCCCAGTACGAGCGGAACATCGACGGCCACCCAGGCCGGAGAGCGAGCTCCCCGTCGACTCCCGGCTCGGTGATCTCGCGGACGTGCCCGCCGATCACTTCCGCCCGTCCGTCGTCCCCACGTTCGAGCAGGCCCGCGTCGATCCCCGGCAACGGCCTGCCCATCGACCCCGGCCGGATCTCCTCGCTCGCGAAATTGGCGATCATGATCGCGCCGGTCTCGGTCTGCCACCAGTTGTCATGCACCGGCAGGTTCAGCGCTTCCTGGCCCCACACCACGACTTCCGGATTGAGTGGTTCCCCGACGCTCGCGATGAACCGCAACGCGGAAAGATCGAAGCCGCCGGCGAGCGCGCCGCCTTCGCGCATCAGCATCCGCAGCGCGGTCGGAGCGGTGTACCAGTTGGTGACGTGCTGCGAGGCGAGAACGTGATACCAGCGGCGTGCGTCGAATTCGCCCTCGTCGCTGATGATCGTGGCACCGAGGGTCAACGGAGCGATGACGCCGTAGGACATGCCGGTGACCCATCCCGGATCGGCGGTGCACCAGAAGATGTCGTCGTCGCGAAGATCGAGCGCGTATCGCGCGGTGACGTGGTGAGCGAGGACGGCCGCGTGCACGTGCAAGGCACCCTTCGGGGTACCGGTGGTACCGCTCGTGAAATGCAGGAGGGCCGGGTCTTCCGGTGCCGTGGCGCCGATCTCGTAGGTGGCACTCTGCGCCGCCATGGCCGGTTCGAGTGCGGTGGTGTCCGGTTCGGCGTCCCTTCCGGTGAGCAGCACGTGGCGCAGGGACGGGAGTTCGGCGCGCAACCGCCGGATCTTCCGGCGGTACAGCGCCGGCGAGGTCACCAGCACGGCACCCTCGCCCAGTTGCAGCCGCTGCCGGACGGGTTCTGGACCGAAAGCGGAGAACAGCGGCGACAGGACGCAACCCGCTTTGAGCGCTCCCAAGGTCGCGACGTAGAGGTCCGGGACACGGCCGAGGAGCGTGAAGACCCTTTCGCCCCGGCGCACACCGAGTCCGGCCAGGAGATTGGCGAACCGGTTCGTGCGTTCGGCGAGTTCGGCGTAGGTGAGGTCGTGGACTCCGTCGTCTCGATCCAGCCAGCGCAGGGCCGTCTTTCCTGCCATCGGCCCGGTGGCGTGCCGGTCGACCGCTTCGTACGCGACGTTCAGCCCCAGCCCGTCCGGAAGTCCGGAAAGGAGGGTTCCGGCGTCCTGCCACGAGAATTCCGCGCAGGTGCGCTCGTATCCGTCGAGGTTCGCCGCAGCGGTCGTTTTCGTGATGGGTGCCCATTTCATGACGGCCTCCGGAGGGGTTCATCGCGTCGTCCCGCAAGCGCTCCAAGCCACCTCGGGCAAGCTTCGACTTTCGTTGAGCGTCGCCGAGAAGCCTGCCCGCGACGAGGGTCGTAGGTCCCTCTCCGCCGGCCTTTTCGGCCTCGGCGCCACCCGCGGAATGTGAGCTTTGCCTTATCCCTCACTGGTCCCGGGTGCGCGCCAGATCGCGGCGTGCCATTCACCGTTCGAGGTGTAGCCGTTGCCGATCACGGTGCCTCGATCGTTGATCGCGACGGCCTCGCTCGGCATACTGCTACCCGGCAGGGTGCCGAGGTCGGTGATCCGGCCGGCGGCGTCCCATCGGACGGCATGGCCGCGGCCGTCGGCAAGGTGGGCGCTGCCTGCCACGGTGCCCCATCGGTTGAT is a genomic window containing:
- the pdhA gene encoding pyruvate dehydrogenase (acetyl-transferring) E1 component subunit alpha produces the protein MNGPRAKQRRELLRQMIRIRRFEERCVELYSAAAIRGFMHLCIGEEAVAAGIMHAAGPDDPVVSTYREHGHALARGIPMEAVLAEMYGRTNGCSRGRGGSMHLFDAGHRFYGGNAIVAGGLPVAVGLALADRMSGRPRATVCLFGDGAVAEGEFHECLNLAALWRLPVLFCCENNLYAMGTAIERAQAETDLATRAASYGLSSWAVDGMDAVAVSEAAERALRSIRGGSGPCFLELRTYRFRAHSMYDPERYRDKSEVQEWKRRDPIERMSTLMRDEGELGDREIATIESEVDKEIRNAIAAAEAGPLEPVEDLTRFVYSERS
- the acsA gene encoding acetate--CoA ligase — its product is MKWAPITKTTAAANLDGYERTCAEFSWQDAGTLLSGLPDGLGLNVAYEAVDRHATGPMAGKTALRWLDRDDGVHDLTYAELAERTNRFANLLAGLGVRRGERVFTLLGRVPDLYVATLGALKAGCVLSPLFSAFGPEPVRQRLQLGEGAVLVTSPALYRRKIRRLRAELPSLRHVLLTGRDAEPDTTALEPAMAAQSATYEIGATAPEDPALLHFTSGTTGTPKGALHVHAAVLAHHVTARYALDLRDDDIFWCTADPGWVTGMSYGVIAPLTLGATIISDEGEFDARRWYHVLASQHVTNWYTAPTALRMLMREGGALAGGFDLSALRFIASVGEPLNPEVVVWGQEALNLPVHDNWWQTETGAIMIANFASEEIRPGSMGRPLPGIDAGLLERGDDGRAEVIGGHVREITEPGVDGELALRPGWPSMFRSYWGDPARYGKAFADGWYLTGDVARRDADGYYWFVGRADDVIKSAGHLVGPFEVESALLAHPAVAEAGVIGTPDPVAGELVKAYVSLKPGHEPTEDLRLELLAFGRKALGAVAPKAIVFEQRLPHTRSGKVMRRLIKARELGLPEGDVSTLEGV
- a CDS encoding alpha-ketoacid dehydrogenase subunit beta, whose amino-acid sequence is MTKTTYREALREGLREALKEDDRVFMMGEDVGRYGGCFGVSLGLLEEFGPDRIRDTPLSESAFVGAGIGAALGGLRPIVEIMTVNFSLLALDQIMNNAATLLHMSGGALNVPLVIRMTTGAGRQLAAQHSHSLEGWYAHIPGLKVITPSTLEDARGMLLTALRDPDPVLLFEHGSLYNVSEELADDAGAVDIERAAVRRSGKDLTITAYGGTLRTALAAADDLAAQGIDAEVIDLRVLRPLDEAAILASVTRTHRLVIVDEGWRSGSLSAEIAARVAEKALYELDAPIERVCTAEVPIPYAKQLEEAAIPRPADIVAAAKRAVG